The segment CCGTGTCCCACAGTCGCACGGTGCGGTCGCCACACAGGGTCAGCATGCGAATCGAGTCGGGACTGAACACCGCCCGGGTCACCACCCCGCGATGAAGCAGCGGCGGCCCGGCCGGCTCGTGGGTCTGGGCGTCCCACAGTTGAGCGGACGATTCGCCGCTGGCGCTAACGATCTGCTTTCCATTGGGGCTGAACGTGGCGTACCAGAGGCTGGGCACGTTGATCGCCGGCTCGATCGGTTGGCCCGTGGCCAGGTCAAACACTTCCAGCTTGTTATTCGAACCGATCAACAAACGCTGATTGTCGACGCTCCAACTCAGGGCGCGAATCTCGGCGGGAAAGAGCAACGGCTTGCCTCGCGCCGCGCCAGTTTCCAAGTTGAACACTTCCACGGCCCGCGCCTTGCCGGGCAGAGTGACCACCGCCAGCCAGCGCCCGTCGGGGCTGATGTACGAGTCGGCCTCAACGGCCGAGGTGCCCATGGGAGGGGCGAAGCCATATTGCGTCTGGATCGCGGGTTCAAGTTGCTTGCCCGTCGCCGCGTCCCAAATGAAAACCGACTTGGGAATCACCTGCGTGACGATCCGCTTGTTGTCGGGCGTGAAACCTTCCCAGCAAGTCACCTCGTTGTGAACCAGCGGCGGCCACAATTCGCGCCCCGTCGTTGTGTCGACACCAAACACCTTTCCGTCACCGCTGGCGGCCAGCACGAGTTGCCCGTTGGGCGAGATCGTGTTGCGAATGATCCACCGCTGTTGCTGCAAGGGCAGCGCCCAAAGCCGCGTCGGCCGAGGCAGGTTCTTGAGCAACAATGACAGCCGCAAGCGATTGAGTCGGGCTTGTTGTGGATCGAGGTCTTCCATCGCGGCCAGCGACTTGGAGTACCAGAGGGCCGCTCCGCCCGGATCCCCCTCGTCTTCCAGGCGCGCCCCGTTGGCCAGTTCCAGGTTGATGAGCGAGTGCTGCGCCGACTCGCGCTGGGTCACCGCCTCGCGACGGGCGCCTTCGACGACGAAGGTCGCCGCGGTCACGATCGTCAGCAGCAGCGGCAAGACCACGGCAACGGCCATCGTCCAGGTCCGATGCTTGCGCATCCGCCGGAACCAGCGCTCCTGAAACCGTTCACGATAGTTGGCCACCGGTTCGTCGGCCAGCCAGTGCTCGACCTCGCCGGCCAGCGCACGGGCCGAGGCAAAGCGGGCGTCGGGGCGCAGCGCCATGGCCGTCGAGCAGATCGCTTCGAGGGGCGGGCTGACGTCGGCCCGCACCTGGCGCGCGGGGGGAATCTCGCCGCGCTGCACGCGGACGATCACCTCGTCGAGCCGCGCCCACTCCAACGGAGCCTGCGCGGTCAGCAGATGGTACAGCGTCGCCCCCAGGCTGTAGATATCGCTCCGCGTGCCGACGCGCGTGAGGTCGCCGAGCGCCTGCTCGGGGCTCATGTAATTCGGCGTGCCAATGGTCGAACCCTGCATGGTCATCGCGGCGGGACTCAACTGCGGCATCACGGCATGGCGCGGCTCGTGATCGGTCTCGTCGAGCAACTTGGCCAGCCCCCAATCGACCACCAACGTCTCGCCATAGGGGCCGAGCATCACATTGGCCGGCTTCAGATCGCGGTGAATCACGCCCCGGCTGTGGGCGTATTCCATCGCGTTGCAGACATCGATGAACCGGCGCAGCAGCTCGCGAAAGGCCATCTTCCGCTGGTCGGCGTCGGGCTGGCCGGGGCGATAGAACTCGTCAATGGCGTCGCACAGACTGCGCCCCTGGATGAAGCGCATGGCGTAATACGGTCGCCCGTCGGGCGAAACGCCCATGCCATAGACCGGCACGATGCCAGGGTGTTCGAGGCTGCCGGTAATCTCGGCTTCGCGCACGAACCGCGCCCGCGACGCCGGGTCGTCGGCGAATCGGGATTGAATTTCCTTGAGCGCCACTTCGCGGCTCAACTCTTCG is part of the Planctomycetota bacterium genome and harbors:
- a CDS encoding protein kinase: MSTKFDEHTYMPGKKLQDDLWQGLVAAQIGLATPEAVIAAARWCRERDLSLAGALVATGALTAEDEGLVERLAQRLVARQLPRPQAAWVQSLEQALASEDSNSGFDTVSDPVTPADPFATASLHDTPPSTLDTPPAQGLAPSATSRFRIVRLHARGGLGQVSLAIDEELSREVALKEIQSRFADDPASRARFVREAEITGSLEHPGIVPVYGMGVSPDGRPYYAMRFIQGRSLCDAIDEFYRPGQPDADQRKMAFRELLRRFIDVCNAMEYAHSRGVIHRDLKPANVMLGPYGETLVVDWGLAKLLDETDHEPRHAVMPQLSPAAMTMQGSTIGTPNYMSPEQALGDLTRVGTRSDIYSLGATLYHLLTAQAPLEWARLDEVIVRVQRGEIPPARQVRADVSPPLEAICSTAMALRPDARFASARALAGEVEHWLADEPVANYRERFQERWFRRMRKHRTWTMAVAVVLPLLLTIVTAATFVVEGARREAVTQRESAQHSLINLELANGARLEDEGDPGGAALWYSKSLAAMEDLDPQQARLNRLRLSLLLKNLPRPTRLWALPLQQQRWIIRNTISPNGQLVLAASGDGKVFGVDTTTGRELWPPLVHNEVTCWEGFTPDNKRIVTQVIPKSVFIWDAATGKQLEPAIQTQYGFAPPMGTSAVEADSYISPDGRWLAVVTLPGKARAVEVFNLETGAARGKPLLFPAEIRALSWSVDNQRLLIGSNNKLEVFDLATGQPIEPAINVPSLWYATFSPNGKQIVSASGESSAQLWDAQTHEPAGPPLLHRGVVTRAVFSPDSIRMLTLCGDRTVRLWDTATGKPAGDSIELRDAPFSARFSADGARFVTVTYDHTVQLFSSATGESLAAPWRHPAAPVVQPTAEGVLIANGGFGARWDVSRSARLGHARLTDVKQLAHVAFAPDGSTLAAYGGAQAWLLDPTSGSVRHGPLDHPSTVSAVALSPDGRWLAAGCADGSVHWWQADNGRRRDAATQHQGSITQLRFDPRGQRLVSCSADKTARLWDVATGKPLEAVLQHAGQVSDAAFSADGRWLITGGADGVVKVWDPATGAPRGKPLPLHERGPGEMIDVLAFHPREPVALAGGNRGALRVWDFSREPWLARSFEARSAIVRGMFSPDGRRLLTSGFDREFKVWDWQQADLPPVLIPTRDLMIDLAIHPSGEFVAATTFRGVKLIDLETGESIVPRLSGVPAKSIVFSPDGQWLTTLDFQELRWWRLQPAPFPAEQLETMCQLLATRSIDPRGVIKPLDSGQIQSLHQRLLKEIPVEFQPSPGKTGMFGAN